GATCGCGGATGGATTCAATCTCGTCATCCACGAATTCGCCCATCACGAGTTTGCGTGTCAGGCAGCTGACGGGGATCAGAAGATACTGCGTATTATCGCCTTTGGCATGACGCTGAAAGATCTGCTGCGCTGCCTTCTCGGAACCATCAATCAGGTTATCGGTCGCGGCCATCATCAGGCGGATTTTGGAACCTTCCGGTACTTCGCCCGTGTAGGTGATCGACTTCTCTTCCTGGTTGATTCCAAAAGGCGTCCGAATCAGCTCATCATCCTTGATACGATAGTCCTTGCTGACGGCGATGGGATATTGAATCGCGAGCTGGTCGATGCGGAGGATTTTTTCGCCCAGAAATTCCTCATAGAAGCTGAGGGCGGGCTTGCCGTCCACTTCATAGAGGGTATTGCGCACCGATTTGGTCACAGTCCTTTCCACGCCGATCGGGGTGACACCCGCATGGGAACTGACCATAAGCTCCACGCCGGCACCATAAAAGCCGAGGCCGATCACAGCATCACGATGGATACCGTCACGATCAATGATCCAGGTATCCTTGATCAAAGGATCTCCAGCCAGACCTCCGGCGATCACCACCTTTTTCTGGTTGGCCTTGTTGATGCCGCGCGAAAACTGGTCACCGTTCATAAAACCATTGCCAAAGACCAAAG
This is a stretch of genomic DNA from Oligoflexus sp.. It encodes these proteins:
- a CDS encoding FIST signal transduction protein encodes the protein MVLLFGNPVVAVNEVIKNFPKSHIIGCSTAGEIHDANQYLNTLTVTVCRLERTNMKVARIPYKDYDQSFACGEQLYQALDREGFCGALVFGNGFMNGDQFSRGINKANQKKVVIAGGLAGDPLIKDTWIIDRDGIHRDAVIGLGFYGAGVELMVSSHAGVTPIGVERTVTKSVRNTLYEVDGKPALSFYEEFLGEKILRIDQLAIQYPIAVSKDYRIKDDELIRTPFGINQEEKSITYTGEVPEGSKIRLMMAATDNLIDGSEKAAQQIFQRHAKGDNTQYLLIPVSCLTRKLVMGEFVDDEIESIRDQFKSQKYVVNGFYAFGEIATDASGICSLHNQTMNLIMLYEK